CCCCTTATTACCGTGCCTACCACAGACCTTATCACCCACGTTAACACGATCCACCTTGGAAACAAAAAACCTAATATATAAATACACAAAATTTCTAGCAGTAAAACCACTATCAAGCTGACGAAACCTATTATATGAAAGCACACAAGACTGCACTATACGGCCCTCACCACCAGTTTTGACCTTGACATAATACCTGCTCGTACACAATTTCCTGTTCTTATAAAAAACTTTTCTAACCAGCTTAACCCGTCTCTTCCCTTCGAACGAAGAAACCTCATACCTAATTTTAGACATTAAAACGTAATCCTCAAACACATACCTAACCTTACTAAAAAACCCAGAAGCCCGTTTAGCTTTGACAAACCACCTATTATACTTACGAAGCCTAGGGAGGGTCAATTCCACATACTTAAAATGATCTATGGACAAATACATCTCATAAACATCAAAAGAGACAGAAGTTAAAACATCATCAAATAAAAGACTTTTATTAACTATAACAGCATCTTCGTGTTCGTACCCATAATACATCCCGTAATTAACAACATTATTAAACCCGACAGAATATTCTAAATTTTCCACATCTCTAGGAACTGCTAGGATTTGCCCAATATCAACACGCTCCCCCTCCCTAACTATAGGCGTGTAACAAGAGTAAGAATCATAATCCGAAATGTTAAAAGGAGAAAAATGATAATCAACAAACCTATCCTGTTCGTCCTGTACCGACACAGAATAACTAGTCACCTCCACAACCACACCTACACATGAAGAATAAACACACCTAGAAGAAATAGCGTCAGTAACTTGATTATACTTCGTAAAAACATAAGGAACCGAAGAATAAACAAGAGGCAAAGCCTGCATATGCATCTTAGAACCCATTAAACCCCGACAAGGATCATCATTAAACAGAAAAGGAATAACCAACTCAGTTATAGAAAGAACACTAGATAAACCACTAGTAACACCAAACCCAGAACCCTCAAAAGAAACATTACCGTCTTTAAACCTCCCGTTAAAATACGTTTCGTACCCTTTAAACCTAGACAAACTACCTTTAACCTTTCTAAAGTTAAACTCTTTAACCCCTACATTAACCAACGCCCTCGAAAAAACATCCAAACTAAAAGCTAAAGACTCCGAAGACAAACCACTAACAGACGAATAAGCCCTAAGCTTAAAATCACACAGAACAACACCACTAGTAATTAAAGATAAAAGACCACAAGTTTCTCCATCAGAAGTATAAAGCATATTAATAAAACCAAAATACTCACTTTTAACCCCTCTAAAAGATGGACTAACAATAAAACTATTACTAGACGAACTAGAATACCCAAAAACATTAATCTTAAACTTGTCGTGAATACACGATAAAGTATTTAACTGATTAGCGTAATGCAGAACAGGATTAACCAACAAATTCTCCTTAAATAACACTACACTAAACGACTCCTCCTCCGATTCGTAACAATCTAATAAGAACCTGAAATACCTAATAAAACGACGAAAACTAAAAGAATACCTCACTAAACCAAACACAATATCAGTTAAACTATTAACATATTTAGTAGACACTCCGTCCCCGCCTAAAGACAACTTATTCAAATACCCCACATTTAACAAACGGGAAAAAACATTAACAACCTCAACAGAAACAAAATCAAACAAAAAAGAACGTAAATAAAAATCTCGTGAATACCTAAAAAAATAACTAAACTTATCTTCATCAAAACATAAAGAAGAAAGAAAAGCAACATCACCACAAGAACAATTTAACCCTAAAAAATAAAAAAACCTACTAAACCCACCAACAACACCGTCAAAACCTTTATAAGACGTGCTGTATATACAAAACCTCAAAAAACCAAAACCATCTAACACACAAGAAAACCAAACATCAGACTGAAACTTAATAATGTAACGTTTAGCCTCAACACCGCAAAAAACAAAAGAAACACACTTAACAGAAGACTTAACATATAAAATAGAAACTCTATTATAACCCTTTAATATCACCTCACCCGAAGGGGAAATTTTAGGAATATTTAATATATTGTAATTAACGTAAAACTCCTTTACAGAATTAAAAGAAAACTTTAAAGGAACACAAACAACATAACACGAAGTAAAATTCTTATCTAAGTAATAATTAAAAGAATCGTCAACGTCTTCCGAATTAAATTTTACCGAAACATGATTAATATAAGGAGTAAATTTAACCCCTTTATTGTAAACTTTCTCCCTACCCCCTCTAATAAAACTTATAGTCCTTTTAAAAAGAAGATCTAAATTATTAAAAAAATAATCAAAATAACTAAATACAGAAGGAGAAAGGAAAAAAGAATTATACATTTATGCTAACCTGTCTTATTGCAAACCAAAAAACCTCGAATATGTTATATTTTTAGCTATAACACGTCTAACACGTTTAGAAACGTTATAATTAAAACGTATAACATGAGAACGTACATTAGACTTAAAAATACCATAATACTTCCCACTAGTTAACGTCTTAAACCTTTTACCTTTACGCCCAATAAACCGATCATAAAAAACAAAAACCATACTTTTACACTAATATCTAAAAACCGACTTTAAAAAAAAATAACACTTTTATCTGCCGTACATATAACGAACATTAAAACAGTTAAAATATTTAACCAATTTAGCGTATTCACAATTTCTTTTATCAATAACAAACAGACAAAGTTTAAAAATATTAAAACCGCATAAATAAACCCTATATAAATACCCAACAAAAAACTTACCAGAATAAAAATTCCTTCTAAAATAAATATCACTTCTAACATTTAAATAGCATTTAACCCCACAAAACTTACAATACACACTCTTCAAAGACATGTATTTAAGCTTTTTAAACCTAACTTTACAAGCAGAACTTACCGTATACACCATCACTAACACCAAAAACCTAAACACACACACAATAACTCTTTATAAATGAAGTAAATTATTACAAACATTACCGGATAAAAAAGAACCTACTTTTAGGTACTTACAGATAACATACCCATTATTGTAAAAAATTTTCTTTTTATAGCTTACCCCTCCCAAACCACAATAAGAACCACAAATAACTGAATAAGTCTTATCAGACCTCTTACCCTTAACACGAGATTTTAAAATTAAATTACTGGAAACAATCATATTTTTTAAAAGATTTTTAAAGAAATAAAAAGAGAACATGAGACTCTAACTCATATAACCTTAACCTCAAATTAAGTACATTAACACTTATGTTAGTTCTCTATAAGGGAAAAACCACAAACAACCTTTAAATAAAAAAATCAACAACCCCACCCTTAAGAGGGCTAAATAAACAACAAAAAGAATGAGAACAAACTGACTTAAAAATATCCTCAACACCACTTATAAAATCAAAAAAAACCTCACTATTCCTTTTAAGGGGCCTAGACCCATATAACTTATTATAAGAGTTCAACACAAAATCCTTACCTACACAAGAAGAAAAAGAAACCTTCTTACGACTACTCATGCAAAAATCATAAATAAACTTATCGAAAACTCTACTACAGTCAGATAACCCTAAAGAATTAAAAATAACAATATCATTAAGCCTATTTAAAAACTCAATTCTAAAAAACTTATTAATAGAATCTAAAACCTTATCTCTATTAGGCGTCTCTACATCAGACCCACATGTATAACCCAAATTACTTGTAAAAACTATAAAAGACTTACCAAAATCAACAAAAGAACCATTAGCTAAAGTTAGCCTCCCATAATCTAAAATCTGAAGCATAAGATCACTTATATTTTTATCCGCTTTTTCAATCTCATCAAAAAGAACTACATAATATTTCTCCCCAGAAAGTTTAGAAGATAAAACACTATCCCTACCGTACCCCACATAACCCGGGGGGGCACCTAACAATTTAGAAACGGAATGAGACTCCATAAACTCACTCATATTAAAACGTATTAAATCTTCGGAAGACCCGCACACAACACCTGCTAAAACTTTCGCCAACTCTGTTTTCCCGGACCCGCTAGGACCACACAGTAACCAACTCCCTAAAGGTTTCCCGCCGTTACCGACATCACCACCAACCTTAGTTAAACGAACTAAAACAGATTTTAAAACCTCAGGCTGCCCTATTATTTTACTATTAAAAACTTCTTCAAACCTACCACTAATCCCACAACTTTTTTCCGGTCTTTTATATTTTAAAAAAACTTTAAAATTTTTAACAATATTATAAATATAGAAAACCTCAGAACGTAAATAATCTAAAGATTTAAATTTCAACTTATGGTAAAGAAACCGCTTAAAAAATAAAGATTTAATACTAGATATAAACTTAATAGAAAACGAAAAAGAATCCCACACTTTCAAGTCAAAAAAACCACAAGAAAAAGAAAGCTTATTAACTTTTATAAAATATTTAACCCTACCAAGATCATACCTACAAGAGGAAACAATAAAAAACACAGAATAAACCCCCTCAAATAAATAATCCCCTAAAAAACAAGGATCAACTTTAAAAAAAGAATCACAATAATTAAAAAAAATTAAAATATTACGATCACTAATTAAATAAAAATCTATATTAGCTTTATCCGCACAATTAAACAAACCACAAGAGGAAAAAAACACTTTTTTAAATTTGGATAAAACCAAAGTATTTCGAGAAGATGGGTATTTTAAAAAAAAACCCTGCTTTAAGTAAGACCATAAAGATAAATTTTTTTTATCCACCTGCAAAACAGTTAATTTATCTTTTAGTCTGAAATTTTCTAAAAAATTAGAAACTACACTGTAACTATAGATATCCTTTTTATTTTTATTAATTAGATAAGAACTGATAAAAAAATAAAGACTTAAAAAAACGTCTAAATCAACAATTCTTAACAAATTAAAAAAATAAAAATATTTCTTAAACAAAACAGAAAAAAAAGAAAAAAACAAAGAAACCATAATAAAAGTTTAAAAAATATATGTGAATTTTTTATTGTGACGTGATAAGTTAACTTTAACGTTAGAGTCTGTTTGTATTATTTTATCTATATTGTTTAAAATAAATCTAGACCCTTTTAAAGGCGAATAAGATAAGCAAGACAAGAAAGCTTTAACCTTACTACTTAAATCAAAATTTTTGAAATTAAAAATTTGTTTTTCTATTAAATTATATAAACTATGTAATGTGACTGGATTAAATATTAATACATCATTTAATCTGTTTAAAAACTCTGGTTTTAAGAATTTGTTTAAAGCTGATATGATAGAGTTTCTGTACACCGAACTTATAAACGAATACCCAGTAAAAGATTTTAAAATATCACTTCCTAAATTACTTGTAAATAATATTATAGTTTGATTAAAATTACTAGTTTCTCCTTTAGAGTTAGTTAAAATTCCTTCATCTAAAATTTGTAAAAACAATGAAAAAATGTTTTTATGAGCTTTTTCAATTTCGTCAAACAAAATAACAGAACAAGGACATTGTTTAATTTTTTCTACTATCCCGTCTTTATCCTCATGCCCTATATAGCCTGGAGGAGAACCTATTAATCTTGAAATTGAATGTATTTCTTTGAACTCACTCATATCATACCTCAATAAATTAGTTTCTGTTCTGTATAAATAAGCCGTCAGTATTTTTGCTAACTCTGTCTTACCCGAACCGCTAGAACCACAAAGTAACCAACTTCCTAACGGTTTATTTACGCTTTTGGTTTTTATGGTTGTTATAATATTTTTTATATTTTTATTTTGCCCATATATAAATTTTGTTAAAAAATTATAGAAAATATATTTGTTTAAGTTTTTTTCTTGGAGAAGTATTTTATATATTTTTAGGTGTTGGGGATTTTTAATTTTTTTGTAGGTTGTGGTTTCTATTACGTTTGTTTTTAATGCGTTTGTGTATTTTTTGTTTAAATTTAAATCTTTTAGTGTGGTTTCTAATTTTTTTATTTTTTTTATAGTAATATCATTGATAATATTATATATATATATAATATTATCAATGATAGTAGTGGTATTATCATCATGTTTATTATATTTGTTATTTAATTTAATTAATATTAGGGATTTAAATAAGTTTATTTTTAAATTAATATTGATCACCAACAAGTCATGTTTACTATATATTTGTTTTAATGAGTTTTTATCGGTTGTTATGTAATTATGGTTTAAAGGTAAAAAAACATAATTTTTATCTTCTCTATTTTCTATTGTGGTTAAAGATTTATTTGTAAAAGTTAAATTATTTTTTATTAAATTTAAAATATTTTTAAACGAGGTTAACACTAGTAGATAATTTTTTTTCAGTATTTTGATTAACTTTTTCAAATTTGTTAAATTTTTATCTATTAGGTACGTTTTGAGTTTTGTTAGTTTTTTCTTTGTTGGTTTTGTTTTTTGTGTTAGTTTGAAGATGTTTAAAGTTAAATGTTTGTATGCGTTTCTGTTTGTTTGGGTTTTTGTTTCTTTTATTTTTTTATATAGGTGGTAATATTTATTTTTATATATAGTTGTTGAGGGTTTTTGTGGGTGGTTCTGTAGGGAATGTAGTATAAAATTTTTTAATATATTTGTACAGTACAACATTGTTTGTGTTTTTGTGTTCTTAACGATATTTTTAACGGTATATAACAAATTAAGTGTTGATAGAAAAAACAAATAAACCCACACCAGAAAAGGAGTTTTTATTTGTTGTTCGTTTTTGGTGTTATTAGGTGGTTTAAAATTACTAGTAGTATTATTTTTATTATATTTTTTGTTCTGTTAGTTATCATTTTATTTTTATTTTTAATCAAAAAAAGGTTTATATTTTCGGTTTTTGTGGTGTGGTGAAGTAATTTTTTACTTAAAGGAAGGTTTTGTTATTTGTGGGGTTTGGTGTTGGTTTTTGAAAAGAAAAAATTTTAGTTTGAAGAAAAAGGAATTTAACCTTTATTTCCGACGTCAAAGATCGATGTTTTTTCTTTTAAACTATTCCTCATTTTATTTAGTCCTGTGAAAGTAAAAGGGGTTTTTACCGTTTTTTGTTTTAAAGTCGAAGGGTTTTTTAGGTACCCTTATAGCTTTTTTTCTTATTATAGGATTTTTTAGACTGTTTTTTGTGTGGTTGATAGTTTTAATTTAAACTACGACTTTTATCTTTTCTACGGTTTTATTTAAGTCTCCGTCTTTTACTTGTCACGGTTAGTGGGAAGTTTTAGAAACACGGATGGTTTTGAGTTTTGTGTTTCTGTTATATTTCCCTCTTATGTGACAGCTTTAAAAAGAGTAACCTAAAGGCGAGTTGTAGGTTATTTTACCAGAGAAAATCGAAAGGGTTGTCCTTTATACCTTTGGCCCTGTGTTGTGGGTTAGGTGTTTTTGTAATTTTAAACTACGATTTTTGTTTTTATGGTTTATTTTTATTATTTAAATTTATTTTTTTGGGTCTCATAATGTGTAAAAAGGTTTGGGTGTTGTTGGTTTTTATTTTGTAAGGAATAAATTTTTTATATAAGTTAGTATTTTTGTTATTGGGTTTAGTATTACTAGTAGTTTTTGGGGGGTTGGTTTTGGTGGTTTGTTGTGTGTGTTTTTGTGGTTGTGTGCGTGGTATAAATCTATACATAGGGCGTCTGCTTTGTCTGTTTCTGTTACTAGTTTTTGTATTATTTTTTGGGTAGTTGTTATTAGTTGTTTTGTGGTTTTTAGTATTGGTAGGTTTTTTATTATTAGTTTGATTATTGTTATTATGTTATGGGCTATAAATACTGAGTGTAGTATAGCTTTTATAATTTGTTTTTTATCTGTTGCTGTGAATGTTATTTTTAAAAAAATTGATATAATATTTTGTGGGAGTTTCATTATTTGGTTTTTATATGTTCATTATTGGTTTTGTGTTTTGGTTTGTTGTTTTTAATATATTATTATAGGAGTTTGTTTTTTCTGTTAATGTTTTTGTTGTTTAAAGAGTTGGTTTTTATTTTTTTTTAGTAGGTATGTTTTTTTTATAAGTGGTAACTTTCTTTGAGTGTGTTTAGTAAGTGTGGTGTAGGTGTGTGCGGTAATATATTATTTATTTTTGGTATGTTATATTGTTTTTTTTTATGTGTTTTTGTTGGTTTGTGTATAAGTAATAATTGTGTTGTGTGTGTTGTTGTTGGTTGGGTTATACGAAAAGTGTTTTTAGGGGGGGGGTTTTGTTTTTGTTTTGTGTGGTTTTTAATTAATTTATAAGGGAGAAGGGGTTCTTTTTTGACAAATATAACATAGAAATCGATGTTTTATACACTAAAAGCTTGTAAGAGATATAAACCACAGTTACATAAGCATATAAAGGATTGCGGTCTGTAACATACGTAATTCATAAACCACCAAAAAGCACTTACCGGAATGTGTAGTATCCAAAATAATGTTATTATATAAATGTCTACCCACCATCTTGACGGTTTAGGTGCGTTGTTGGGTCTTATGTATCTGTTTAAAGTTGAAAAGAACTCAAACATGTCCCTACGTTCTTCCCATTTACCATATAACATTGTTTTTATAAATTCTACTTCTGATGTCTTGTAGTAGTATTTTTGTATTAAGTATATGGTTAAATATTTTAGGAACGTATAAATGTCTGTTACAGTTGTTTTTATT
The sequence above is drawn from the Theileria equi strain WA gcontig_1105316255047 apicoplast, whole genome shotgun sequence genome and encodes:
- a CDS encoding hypothetical protein (encoded by transcript BEWA_051150A) yields the protein MSEFMESHSVSKLLGAPPGYVGYGRDSVLSSKLSGEKYYVVLFDEIEKADKNISDLMLQILDYGRLTLANGSFVDFGLSDCSRVFDKFIYDFCMSSRKDFVLNSYNKLYGSRPLKRNSEVFFDFISGVEDIFKSGGVVDFFI
- a CDS encoding DNA-directed RNA polymerase beta chain, putative (encoded by transcript BEWA_051140A), which translates into the protein MYNSFFLSPSVFSYFDYFFNNLDLLFKRTISFIRGGREKVYNKGVKFTPYINHVSVKFNSEDVDDSFNYYLDKNFTSCYVVCVPLKFSFNSVKEFYVNYNILNIPKISPSGEVILKGYNRVSILYVKSSVKCVSFVFCGVEAKRYIIKFQSDVWFSCVLDGFGFLRFCIYSTSYKGFDGVVGGFSRFFYFLGLNCSCGDVAFLSSLCFDEDKFSYFFRYSRDFYLRSFLFDFVSVEVVNVFSRLLNVGYLNKLSLGGDGVSTKYVNSLTDIVFGLVRYSFSFRRFIRYFRFLLDCYESEEESFSVVLFKENLLVNPVLHYANQLNTLSCIHDKFKINVFGYSSSSSNSFIVSPSFRGVKSEYFGFINMLYTSDGETCGLLSLITSGVVLCDFKLRAYSSVSGLSSESLAFSLDVFSRALVNVGVKEFNFRKVKGSLSRFKGYETYFNGRFKDGNVSFEGSGFGVTSGLSSVLSITELVIPFLFNDDPCRGLMGSKMHMQALPLVYSSVPYVFTKYNQVTDAISSRCVYSSCVGVVVEVTSYSVSVQDEQDRFVDYHFSPFNISDYDSYSCYTPIVREGERVDIGQILAVPRDVENLEYSVGFNNVVNYGMYYGYEHEDAVIVNKSLLFDDVLTSVSFDVYEMYLSIDHFKYVELTLPRLRKYNRWFVKAKRASGFFSKVRYVFEDYVLMSKIRYEVSSFEGKRRVKLVRKVFYKNRKLCTSRYYVKVKTGGEGRIVQSCVLSYNRFRQLDSGFTARNFVYLYIRFFVSKVDRVNVGDKVCGRHGNKGVISKIVDAVDMPYTSFDLCPSSVTSPIGALARMNVGQFLEGHCGYNGGLLGCRVKAPVNVKQSCLFSFISLFSDRLWGSFYGGLVNGSECVLKDFKTGYRLKSYAHLALSYCLKLMHTSKSKHQYRSVGRYSFVTQQPVQGRSNKGSQRFGEMEVWALEAHGVSYNLREMAYVKTNYKAFISFGSFGGCSEIFKSLVLELKNVLIDIRVSEVSKFSPGFFTNV
- a CDS encoding Clpb protein, putative (encoded by transcript BEWA_051160A), whose protein sequence is MLYCTNILKNFILHSLQNHPQKPSTTIYKNKYYHLYKKIKETKTQTNRNAYKHLTLNIFKLTQKTKPTKKKLTKLKTYLIDKNLTNLKKLIKILKKNYLLVLTSFKNILNLIKNNLTFTNKSLTTIENREDKNYVFLPLNHNYITTDKNSLKQIYSKHDLLVININLKINLFKSLILIKLNNKYNKHDDNTTTIIDNIIYIYNIINDITIKKIKKLETTLKDLNLNKKYTNALKTNVIETTTYKKIKNPQHLKIYKILLQEKNLNKYIFYNFLTKFIYGQNKNIKNIITTIKTKSVNKPLGSWLLCGSSGSGKTELAKILTAYLYRTETNLLRYDMSEFKEIHSISRLIGSPPGYIGHEDKDGIVEKIKQCPCSVILFDEIEKAHKNIFSLFLQILDEGILTNSKGETSNFNQTIILFTSNLGSDILKSFTGYSFISSVYRNSIISALNKFLKPEFLNRLNDVLIFNPVTLHSLYNLIEKQIFNFKNFDLSSKVKAFLSCLSYSPLKGSRFILNNIDKIIQTDSNVKVNLSRHNKKFTYIF